In Deltaproteobacteria bacterium, the genomic stretch CTCCTCGCCGACCATGGTGGCCATGAACGGCGTGCCGCCCAGCGCCTGGTTGGTGGGGCCGTAGTCGGTGATGAAGTCGTGATCGGTGGCGAGGAGCACGTTCACGTCCTCGGCGAGGAAGGTCTGCACGCGATCGACGAGCGGGACCACCGAGTCCGGCGAGTTCACGCTGTGCACGTGGAAGTCCGCAGAGAGCCAGCCGCTGGTGTCGACCACCTTCGCCATCACCGCGTGCACCGTCTGGTCGCTCGAGGTCAGGTCCACCGACGCGGGCGTGGCGGGCGCGGTGAGCGGCCAGAGGCTGTCCTCGGGGCCGTGCGACACGATGAGCTGGTACCGCCCCGCGGGAAGCGTGACGCTCAGCGTGCCCGAGGGCGGGATGAACAGCGTGCGCAGCATGTCGTCGGGCATGGGATCGCGGGTGGCGTCGGTGAACTTGCCGAGCGACTGCGGCGGATTCGGACACGACCCGTTGCAGAGCACGGTCACCTTCGCCGGGATGGCGTGGCCGGCGCTGTCGGCCGCGGTCACCGTGAGCGTGTGGCCCGCGGGGAGCGTGAGCGGCACGTTGCTGCCATCCGCGCCGGCGGCGATCTCGACCGGCTGGCTCACGCCGTGGCCCGGCTCCCAGGCGGTGAAGGTGTAGTCGTCGGCGGGGAGCGAGGCCTGGAAGTGGCCGCTCGCGTCGGTGACGAGGATCGCTTCGATCATCGTGGGGTTCACGTTGTCGGGGTCGGGGCGCTCGGCCGCGACGCGCGCGTTCGCGATGGCCACGCCACCCGCGCTCACCGTGCCGCCGTACGTCGCCATGGTCGCGCCGGTCTTGGCCGCGCGCACGGTCTCGATCTCCTGGACCACGGCGCCGATGTCGCGGCCCACCACGAAGTCGCGCGCGATGATCGCCGAGCCGGGCTTGCCGCTCTGCGCGTCCTTGGCGGGGATGACCAGCGAGCCCGAGCGGCCGCGCTTGTTGGCGTCGAGCCACTCGAGCAAGCCCGAGACGCCGCCCGCGTTGCCCAGGATGTAGCCGGTGATGCCCACGACCGTCAGCGAGTTGGAGTGCGTCTCCGGGGTGTTCATGTCGTCGAGCTTGTAGGGCGCGACGCCGTACGCGATGGAGTTGTCCGTGGCCTCCCACGTCAGGAACGTGGTCGCGTCCGGGTAGCTGCCGAAGCCCATGCCGCGCTGGGTGGACTGGGGCACGAGCAGGGCCACGTCGCCGCCGGGATCGATGAGGTCGCCGGCCGTGATGAGCTGCGCGCTGTCGCTGTCGTTGCAGAACGCGGTGACCACCTGCACGTGCGAGTCGCCGGGCTTGAGCGCGTAGAAGGTGGTGATGCGCAGGTTCGCCGGGTCGTCGGGGTTGAGGACCAGCTTCTCGCCGGCGCCGATCTGCACCTCGAGCTGGTTGTTCACGTTGATGTAGTCGTTGACGGTGTCCGTGCCCGTGGCTGCGACGATGGCCGCGCCGCCCTGCCCGCCCGGCGCGAGGATCTCGACCGTATCGACGTCGACGGTGCGCCCGAAGTTGAAGAACGGGGCCATCTTTCCGAACTTGTCGTTGCCCGGGCCCGAGTGGATGACGTCGGCGTCGATGATCGCGCCGCCGTACGGATCCGGGCCCACGTTTCGCCCCGGCTGCTGGACGATCACCTTGATCTTGTCGTTGGCCATCAGCACGTCGCCCACGCGGCCCGCGGCGGCCTCGCCGGCGAAGAGATCGGAGGCGTCGCTGATGACGTGCGCCGACGCGCCCGAGCCGGTGACCTGCAGCCACGCCGTGAGATCGATGTCGCAGCGGTTGGTGGGCGCGGGGCCAGAGTCGACCGGGGGCGGGGTGGTGGTCTTCTTGTGACAGCCCACGAGCGTGAGGGCGGCGGCGAGCGCGGCGTAGCGGCGCATGGGTCGGCTCCGTGACAGGCGGGAAACGGACTGGCGACTCTACTTCAGGCGGTCGCTCGCCCGGAAACCGGCGGTCCAAGCGCCTGCCGTCGAGATTCCCTCGACGCTTCCCGCGATTTCGTTTGACCCCTCGGAAGGCCGTCGCTATAAGTCCCGCCGCTTCACACACCCTTTGTCGCGGGGTGGAGCAGCCTGGTAGCTCGTCGGGCTCATAACCCGAAGGTCGTAGGTTCAAATCCTACCCCCGCAACTTCTTGGCCCCTGGTCCGCAAGGACCGGGGGTCAGTCGTTTCAGGGAGAACCCATGCGCCGCGCCAAGCCGGCAAACAGCCGTGGGTGGAAGACCTGCTCCCGCGGCCACAAGTATCGCGTGCCCGGCGGCTGCCCGATTTGATGGAAGGGCAATCGACCCGGCGGGTCGATTCGAAAGAAACCGCGCCGCGCTACGGCTCCAAAGACTCGACGTGGCCCATGATCACTGCGCAGGCGACGCTCGCGCCGCGCGTCGGCGCTCATAGGTGCGCGCCAGCGCAGCCAGCAGCAACGACGTGCCAACCAGTCCAGCCAGCGGCGGCCACGCGCCGCTCTGAATGTGCCCCGAGGCGTCGAACATCTTCCCGGCGAGGTAGCTGAGGAGCAGCAGCGGCGGGATGTAGCCGAGCAGCGAGCCCCAGAAGTGCGTCCAGAAGCGCACTCGCGAGACCCCCAGGAAGAAGTGCAGCACCTGCGGCATCCAGAAGATCAGGCGCAGCAAGACGACGGTCAGGAACGCGCTTCGCTCCAGCGCCTCCTCGTACTTGCGAAGCCGCTTCGGGATGCGCGCCGCGACCCAATCTCTGGCCACGAAGCGCGCGAAGGAGAAGCCGATCACGCTCGCGGCCATGGTGCCGATCATCGAGAGCACGAACGCCGTTTGCCAGGGCCAGATCAGGGGCGCCGTGGCCACGAAGAGCGTCCCCGGGACACCGAATGGTTGGAAGACCGCGTAGGCGATGATGAACGCGAGATAGCCCCACGCGCCCAGCTCGGCGAGCTCGACCGCGAGGGCCTTCGGGCTGCCCACCTGCGCAAAGACGCCCGAGCGCCAGGCAAACGCCAGTGCGACCAAAACGATCACGAGCGCGGCGAGCTTGGCGTGGTTCGCTGCGCGCGACGTCGCCATGGCTCACCATCCCCAACTGCCACGGAACAAATACCCCACCCCATCTGACCCGCTCAATAGGGCATTTGACGGATTGGCCTCGAGATCTGCCGCGAATTGAATGCGCGGGCACGCTCGCTAGAAGGCATGCGATGCGCCGATGGCAGACTGCACAATTGAGTCATTTGTGAATTGCAAACTTCGATGAATCCGGAGCGCGAATGGCCAGCGACGTGTTGAACCTTCAGGAGATCGACCGGACACAAATCTCGGCCGTTGGTGGCAAGGGCGCGCACCTGGGGGCGCTCTCGCGGATCGAGGGCATCCGCGTGCCGGCTGGCTTTTGCGTGACCACGGATGCGTTCCGACGCGTGATGGCTGAGGTGCCTTCGCTCAACGCACGCCTCGAGCGGCTCTCGCTCCTGAAGACCGACGATCGCGACGCGATCCGTGCGCTGAGCGCCGAGCTCCGCGAGCTCATCGAAGGCATCGCGATTCCGAGCGAGCTGACGGCGTCGATCACCGGCGCGCTCGCGAAGCTCGATGAGAACGCGGCGTACGCCGTTCGTTCCAGCGCGACGGCCGAAGACTTGCCGACGGCGTCGTTCGCGGGCCAGCAGGACACGTACCTGAACGTCGTCGGCGCGCGCGCGATCCTCGAGCACATCCGCCGATGCTGGGCTTCACTCTTCACCGAGCGCGCCGTGACCTACCGCCTCCGCAACGGCTTCGATCATCGCAAGGTGCAGATGGCCGTGGTGGTGCAGCGCATGGTCTTCCCGCAGACCTCAGGGATCCTCTTCACGGCCGATCCCATCAGCGGCCATCGAAAGGTCGCGTCCGTCGAAGCCGTCTTCGGACTCGGCGAGGCGCTCGTCTCCGGCCTGGTGAATGCGGACGTCTTCAAGGTGCGCGATGGGAAAGTGAGCAGCAAAGCGATCGCCGCGAAGTCGCGCGCGCTTGAAGCGTCGCCGTCGGGCGGGACTCGAGAACAGACGATCGAGCCGGCGCGACGCGAGCAGCCCGCGCTGTCGGATGCACAGGTGCTGCGGCTCGTGGAGCTCGGCCGGCGAATCGAGTCGCACCTCGGCGGCCCGCAGGACATCGAGTGGTGCCTCGTCGATGACGCGTTTCACATTGTCCAGAGCCGGCCCATCACCACGCTCTTTCCCATTCCTGCGGCGAGCGACAACGAGAACCACGTCTACGTGTCCGTCGGCCACGCGCAGATGATGACCGACGCCATGACGCCGCTCGGGCTGTCGGTGTGGCAGATGACGACCCCGCGGCCGATGGCCGAGGCCGGTGGGCGGCTCTTCGTCGACGTCACCGCTCAGCTCTCTTCACCCGCGAGCCGCGCCAGCCTGCTCGAGCTCTTCGGGCGCGGCGATCCGCTGCTCCGCGACGCGCTGCAGACGCTCCTCGAACGCGGCGACTTCATCAAGCTCGCGTCGGATGCTGCTCCTGCTGCTGCGCCGCCGCCGAAGCCTGCGATCCCACCGCTCGAGAGCAATCCCGCCCTCGTCATTGAGCTGATTGAAGGCACACAGGCGTCGATCGCAGCCGCCACGCGCGCCATTCGCGGCAAGACCGGCGCCGCGCTGCTCGACTTCATCGTGGCGGATTTTCAGGAGCTGCGGCGTGTCCTCTTCGAGCCGCGCGGCCATCAAGTGTTCATGTCCGCGATCGAAGCGACCTGGTGGATCAACGACCACGTGCTCGAGTGGCTCGGCGAGAAGAACGCGGCCGACGTGCTCACGCAGTCCGTGCCCAACAACGTCACCTCGGAGATGGGGCTCGCCTTGCTCGATGTCGCAGATGTGATTCGACCGCATCCGGAAGTCGTGAATCTTCTGGAGCGCGCGGCAGGCGACGACTTCTTGAACGAGCTCCCCAACCTCGCTGGCGGCCGCGAAGCGTTCGACGCGATCCAGGCCTGGCTCGAGAAGTACGGCATGCGCTGCGTCGGCGAGATTGACATCACCCGACCGCGCTGGAGCGAGCGACCCAGCGCGCTCGTGCCGCTGCTGCTCGGCAATGTGAAGAACTTCGAACCCGGCGCGGGAAAGAAGCGGTTCGAGCAAGGGCAGCAGGAAGCCCAGAAGAAGGAGCAGGAGCTTCTGGAGCGCGTGCGATCATTGCCCGACGGCGAGCAGAGAGCCGCAGAGACCAAGAAGGCGATCGATCGCGTCCGCGCGTTTATTGGATATCGGGAGTATCCCAAGTACGGGATGGTCAGCCGCTACTTTGTATACAAGCAGGCCATGTTGGAAGAAGCCCGGCGAATGGCGCAGGCCGGCGTGCTCCGCGAGAAGGATGATATTTATTACCTTCGATTCCAGGAGCTGCACGACGTCGCACGCACGGGCCGCGCGGATCACGAACTGATTCGCAAACGCAGGGAGGCGTTCGCGTTGCACCAACTGCTGAAGCCGCCGCGGGTACTCACGTCGGAAGGTGAGGCGCTGACGGGTTCGTGGCGACGCAATGACGTGCCTGCCGGCGCGCTCGTGGGCCTGGCGGTCTCTGCAGGAACGGTCGAAGGCCGGGCGCGCGTGATCCTCGACATGGCCGACGCCAAGCTCGAAGCGGGCGACATCCTCGTTACTGCCTACACCGACCCGAGCTGGACGCCGCTGTTCGTGGCCATCCAGGGCCTGGTGACCGAGGTCGGCGGCCTGATGACCCACGGCGCGGTGATTGCGCGGGAGTACGGCTTGCCGGCCGTCGTGGGCGTGGAGAACGCCACCCAGCGAATTCGTGATGGGCAGCGCATTCGCGTGCACGGAACGGAAGGGTACGTCGAGCTCCTGTCGTGAGCGGAAGCTCCGAAGTCGCTACGGTCCCTCGACGGCCGGCTGGTCAGTAAGCGGATCTTCCTGCTTCGGACCTCGCGGCTTCCCGGGCGCCTGCTCCACAGGCGGCGTCTCCTGCTTCGGGCGTGGCGGCTCCTGTCCGGGAGGCGCACGGT encodes the following:
- the ppsA gene encoding phosphoenolpyruvate synthase, coding for MASDVLNLQEIDRTQISAVGGKGAHLGALSRIEGIRVPAGFCVTTDAFRRVMAEVPSLNARLERLSLLKTDDRDAIRALSAELRELIEGIAIPSELTASITGALAKLDENAAYAVRSSATAEDLPTASFAGQQDTYLNVVGARAILEHIRRCWASLFTERAVTYRLRNGFDHRKVQMAVVVQRMVFPQTSGILFTADPISGHRKVASVEAVFGLGEALVSGLVNADVFKVRDGKVSSKAIAAKSRALEASPSGGTREQTIEPARREQPALSDAQVLRLVELGRRIESHLGGPQDIEWCLVDDAFHIVQSRPITTLFPIPAASDNENHVYVSVGHAQMMTDAMTPLGLSVWQMTTPRPMAEAGGRLFVDVTAQLSSPASRASLLELFGRGDPLLRDALQTLLERGDFIKLASDAAPAAAPPPKPAIPPLESNPALVIELIEGTQASIAAATRAIRGKTGAALLDFIVADFQELRRVLFEPRGHQVFMSAIEATWWINDHVLEWLGEKNAADVLTQSVPNNVTSEMGLALLDVADVIRPHPEVVNLLERAAGDDFLNELPNLAGGREAFDAIQAWLEKYGMRCVGEIDITRPRWSERPSALVPLLLGNVKNFEPGAGKKRFEQGQQEAQKKEQELLERVRSLPDGEQRAAETKKAIDRVRAFIGYREYPKYGMVSRYFVYKQAMLEEARRMAQAGVLREKDDIYYLRFQELHDVARTGRADHELIRKRREAFALHQLLKPPRVLTSEGEALTGSWRRNDVPAGALVGLAVSAGTVEGRARVILDMADAKLEAGDILVTAYTDPSWTPLFVAIQGLVTEVGGLMTHGAVIAREYGLPAVVGVENATQRIRDGQRIRVHGTEGYVELLS
- a CDS encoding CehA/McbA family metallohydrolase — encoded protein: MRRYAALAAALTLVGCHKKTTTPPPVDSGPAPTNRCDIDLTAWLQVTGSGASAHVISDASDLFAGEAAAGRVGDVLMANDKIKVIVQQPGRNVGPDPYGGAIIDADVIHSGPGNDKFGKMAPFFNFGRTVDVDTVEILAPGGQGGAAIVAATGTDTVNDYINVNNQLEVQIGAGEKLVLNPDDPANLRITTFYALKPGDSHVQVVTAFCNDSDSAQLITAGDLIDPGGDVALLVPQSTQRGMGFGSYPDATTFLTWEATDNSIAYGVAPYKLDDMNTPETHSNSLTVVGITGYILGNAGGVSGLLEWLDANKRGRSGSLVIPAKDAQSGKPGSAIIARDFVVGRDIGAVVQEIETVRAAKTGATMATYGGTVSAGGVAIANARVAAERPDPDNVNPTMIEAILVTDASGHFQASLPADDYTFTAWEPGHGVSQPVEIAAGADGSNVPLTLPAGHTLTVTAADSAGHAIPAKVTVLCNGSCPNPPQSLGKFTDATRDPMPDDMLRTLFIPPSGTLSVTLPAGRYQLIVSHGPEDSLWPLTAPATPASVDLTSSDQTVHAVMAKVVDTSGWLSADFHVHSVNSPDSVVPLVDRVQTFLAEDVNVLLATDHDFITDYGPTNQALGGTPFMATMVGEEITTFDYGHYNPWPLQVDASNPATHGALDWGNGTKDSLLIDDIIDGARAMGATTFQINHPNGNVSTFGGLGLDADTLATHADPAAHRLPPSPNATANDTGLFPRHKWDAMEVMNGFTRSSFDGLLNNWMTFNANGLVVTATAVSDTHSRWSSAAGYPRSYVYMGTGHDSVATFDQATMSNQVNAHHVMGSLGLFVKAYAFTTGTNYSLSSLEADCAAAGSACARVGDTLSVGSTGLDVVVDVQSPEWVPFDEIDLFDHRAARWMLNGIPDTSFAPDNATTGWQHQNVTLTAANKEAVFTGDASLGCGQATCVASRYHAQAVFHIDAASGQLPANDDFYFVVVRDSDQSRDLMPLVWDATEQNGTVNAEKPAHAFTYTNAIYIDRDGSGKYDNFPHVSGTPPAKPPQRKLITGKTREERIRKMLQTMADEH
- a CDS encoding TVP38/TMEM64 family protein encodes the protein MATSRAANHAKLAALVIVLVALAFAWRSGVFAQVGSPKALAVELAELGAWGYLAFIIAYAVFQPFGVPGTLFVATAPLIWPWQTAFVLSMIGTMAASVIGFSFARFVARDWVAARIPKRLRKYEEALERSAFLTVVLLRLIFWMPQVLHFFLGVSRVRFWTHFWGSLLGYIPPLLLLSYLAGKMFDASGHIQSGAWPPLAGLVGTSLLLAALARTYERRRAARASPAQ